A region of the Thiomicrorhabdus sp. genome:
TTTACCATGCTGTACAAGAACAAGTGCAATTAAAATTAATGCAATAATTAAATGTATTGTTAATACGATTCCAAACATGATTAGCCCGCCGCCTTACAAATTGCGATGAAATCGTCAGCGTTCAATGAAGCACCACCAATCAACCCACCATCGATATCCGCTTGACCAAACAACTCTTTTGCATTGTCTGGCTTAACACTTCCACCGTATTGAATAATAACTTTTTCAGCAACTGCTGGATTTAGACCAGCTAATTTGCCACGAATAAATGCATGCACTTCTTGTGCTTGAGCTGGAGAGGCAGTCACACCAGTGCCTATTGCCCAAACTGGTTCATAAGCAATTACAACACGGCTAAATGCGTCTATACCAACCAAATCAAGAACCGCATCTAATTGGTTTGCAATTACCTGCTCCATCACGCCTGATTCACGCTCTTCAAGCGTCTCACCAACACATAAAATAGGCGTAACATTTGCAGACAAAGCAACCTTCACTTTTTCTGCAATCTCTTCATTCGTTTCACCATAAATAGCACGGCGTTCTGAATGACCTAAAATGACATAACTACAATCAAAGTCTTTTAACATTTCAACTGAAACTTCCCCTGTAAAAGCACCTTGACTTGGCTCTTCTGCCATATTTTGAGCTCCTACAGAAATACCGTTACCAGCGAGTGTACGGTTAGCATAATCTATATAGATAGCAGGCGGACAAACAGCAACATCAACATTTCCAAGTTGATCTGTTTGGCTATTTAAACCTGTTACCAAGCTCAAAATAGACGCCTTTGAACCATGCATTTTCCAGTTCCCTGCGACAAATGGCTTTCTCATTACTAATCTCCAACACAAAAGTTTTACAATATTAGCGTTTTCTTGATTGAAAAACAATATTGCATTTTTACGAAATTTCTGATTTAACTACATTAATTAATGCTTCTGCAAGCGATTCTACAAGCTCACGATCAGCTCCTTCTACCATCACTCTAATCAGTGGTTCAGTACCAGATGCTCGCACTAAAACCCGACCTTTATCTGCAAGACGTTGTTCTGCCAAAGAAATTGCTTTTTTTAACTCATCCGACTGCATAATAACCTGAGCATCATCCACTCTTTGATTTATTAAAATCTGTGGATAAAACTCAACTTCTGACGTTAATTCAGCCAAGGTTTTACCAGAAGAAACAATTGCAGACATAACTTGTAACGCTGCAATAATTCCATCGCCTGTTGATGTTTTATTCAAACACAAGACATGTCCGGATGGTTCTGCACCAAAATTCCAATTATTTTCCACCAATTTCTGCATAACATATCGATCACCAACTGAAGATCGATCAAACTGAATACCTTTTGCTTTTAAGGCATTCTCTACACCAAGGTTACTCATTACTGTACCAACAACACCAGGTACATCAAATTTTGATTGAGTAGCTAAAATATAAAGTATTAAATCACCATCTACAATTTTGCCACTTGAATCAACCATCATGACTCGGTCGCCATCTCCATCGAAAGCAATACCTAAATCAGCACCTTGACTAACGACTTCTTTTTGCAATGCATCTAGGTGTGTAGCCCCACACTCTTGGTTTATATTAATACCATTTGGTTCAGCACCAATCGTTAATACATCAGCACCCAATTCTTCAAAAACATGAGGAGCAACATGATACGTTGCTCCATGTGAGCAGTCTAAAACAATCTTAAAGCTATCCAGCTTAGTTACTGCATCATAAGTACTTTTGCAAAATTCTATGTAGCGACCTGGAGCATCTTCTATACGTTTGGCCTTACCTAACTGCTCTGAAGGCACAACATCAATTTCTTGTTCAAACGCGGCCTCTACAGCAAACTCAATTTCATCACTAATCTTTTTACCTTGTGATGAAAAAAACTTTATTCCATTATCATGATGGGGGTTATGAGAAGCACTAATTACAATACCGGCATCAGCATGAAAGGTTTGCGTTAAATAAGCGACCGCTGGTGTTGGCATTGGTCCAAGCAATATAACATCTACACCAGCAGCTATAAACCCAGCTTCCAAAGCTGATTCAAACATATAACCTGAAATACGAGTGTCTTTACCAATCATAACTCGACTTTCACCACGAGCTTTCATTACTTTGCCAGTTGCCCAACCCAGTTTTAAAATTTGATCAGGTCGAATCATACCTGAACCAACTCGGTTACGAATACCATCCGTTCCAAAGTATTTTTTTTGTGTTAAATCCATATATTAACTACCTTTAGTCAATCTAGAATAGTACTTAAACTAGATGAGCAACAACTTTAAGTGCTTCCACCGTTGGAGCAACATCATGCACTCTGACTATACTTGCACCTTTCATTCCTGCCAGAACTGCCGCTGCAACACTACCGTGCAATCTTTTTTCTAATGTTGCATTATCAAGTAACTCGCCTATCATTCTCTTACGAGATACTCCAACTAATATTGGATAATTTAAATCAAGCAAATCTGACAGTTCATTAAACAGCTGCGTATTATGCGTTAAAGTCTTGCCAAAGCCAAACCCAGGGTCGAGAATAATCTTATTTTTTTCAATACCAGCGGACAAACACGCCTTTGCTCTAGCCTCTAAAAATTGACTAACTTCTTCAATGACATCATCATAATAGGGTGCAGCCTGCATATTTTCCGGATTACCTTTTTTATGCATCAAACAAACGGTAACCCCTGTTTCTGAGGCAAGTTTAACCGCCCCCTCAGACTGCAATGCGTTGACATCATTAATCATATCTGCACCGAGGGATATAGCTTCGGCCATGACTTTAGTTTTATAAGTATCCACGGATACAGGCACATTGAACCTAGCCTTAATCCATTCTATTACAGGTAACACCCTTTCCAGCTCAATATCAAGCGAGACTTTTTCAGCACCAGGCCTGGTAGATTCACCACCGATATCAATAATATCCGTGCCCTCTTCTATCATTTGTAAAACCCTTGATTCAATGTGCTTCTGATCAAAAAATTCTCCACCATCTGAAAATGAATCAGGGGTAACATTGAGAATTCCCATAACTAACGGCATACCAGGCCTGGTAATATTTATTTTTTGTAACTCGTCATGCAAATTGAACATTAATTCATCATCCAAATAGTATTATTCAAAAAAAAACCCCGAAAAACGGGGCTTAATTGAAATAAAACGATACCTTAATGAAGTTTTGGCTCACCATTTTCTGCATCTTTTGCAGAATCGTCACCACTTAAATCATCTTTAACCATTTCATCTTTTTTTACGGTTTCTTTTTGAGCATCATCAGATGCCTTCATTGAGGAACCTGAATCTTTATCGTCAGTATCGTGCCAACCTTTTGGTTCACCTGCTGGACGACCTTCCATAATATTTTTTATTTGATCAGCATCAATCGTTTCGTACTGCATTAATGCTTCTGTCATTAACTCTAATTCTTTAGAGTGCTCAGTCAAAATATCAGTTGCTCTTTTATAGTTACGGTCAATTAAGCTACGAATTTCATGATCAATCTCTTTTGAGATTTCACCAGAAACATTGGCATTACGAGACGTACCCATAAAACCGCCCTTATCTTCTTCTTCGTACATTAATGGACCTAGGTTGTCTGACAACCCCCATTTTGTAACCATGTTACGAGCAATCATGGTTGCACGTTCAATATCATTACTTGCACCAGTTGTAACTGCATCCGGCCCATAAATTAGTTCTTCTGCAATACGACCACCGTACAAACTTGATAATTGACTTTCTAACTTACGTTTACTGTAGCTATAACTGTCTTCCTCTGGTAAATACATCGTGACACCTAATGCCCTCCCACGCGGCATAATACTCACTTTGTAGACAGGATCGTGCTCAGGAACGATCCAACCAACTATCGCATGACCAGCTTCGTGATAAGCCGTCATTCGACGCTCTTTTTCACTCATCACCATACTCTTACGTTCAACACCCATAAGGATTTTGTCTTTTGCTTGTTCAAAATGTCTTTGGGTCACTAACTTATCGTTATTACGTGCGGCAAACAAAGCTGCTTCGTTGACTAAGTTAGCTAAATCAGCACCTGAAAAACCAGGAGTACCACGAGCAATATAAGATGGTTCAACATTATCAGCTAAAGGCACTTTACGCATGTGAACTTTTAAGATTTGTTCACGACCACGAATATCTGGCAATCCAACAGTAACTTGTCTATCAAAACGACCTGGACGAAGTAAAGCAGGATCTAATACATCTGCACGGTTAGTGGCAGCAATAACAATAATACCTTCATTACCCTCAAAACCATCCATTTCTACAAGCATCTGGTTTAATGTTTGCTCACGCTCATCGTTACCGCCGCCCATACCTGAGCCACGACTACGACCAACCGCATCAATCTCATCAATAAAGATAATACAAGGTGAATGTGCTTTAGCTTGCTCAAACATATCTCGAACACGTGAAGCACCAACACCCACAAACATTTCTACAAAGTCAGAACCAGAAATCGTAAAGAAAGGCACCTTTGCTTCACCGGCAATTGCTTTGGCCAATAATGTTTTACCTGTACCAGGAGGCCCTACCATTAGAACACCACGAGGAATGCTGCCGCCTAAATTCTGATATTTAGTTGGATCTCTTAAAAAATCAACAATTTCACCAACTTCTTGCTTAGCCTCGTCAGCTCCTGCAACATCATCAAGAGTTACTTTGTTTTGATCATCCGTCAGCATTCTTGCTTTACTTTTACCAAATGACATTGGGCCACCCTTACCGCCCATGCCTCCACCGACCGAACGCATAAAGAAAATCCAAACGGCAATCAGTAACAACATAGGGAACCAAGAGATGAAAATCTGCATCAATACACTTTGTTGCTCTGGAGCTTTTGCACTGACTTTAACATGGTAATCAAGTAAGTCACCCATTAAACCAGGATCACCTGGATTATAGGTAGTAAAGGCATCACCATTCATATAGACACCACGAATAGTAGCTCCTTCAATAGAAACTTTGCTAACCTGCCCTTGATGCACTTGTTCAATAAAGTCTGAATAGTCTAAACGACCTGAAGAACCTTGGCCTTGAGTACTAAAATGATTGAAAACTGACATAAGCACCATTGCTACGACAGTCCAAATCAGTACATTTTTTAACATATCATTTTTCATGATTACCCTTACTTCCTATTTGCCCTGGGACCATTTAACCACAGGTGCATTCCAATCAAATATTTATAGCACTACTTTAACACATTTTGCCATAAATAAAGCTTATAGACAATTAAGCCTTATCAATAACAAATTAAACTTTTTTACCACGAGCTAAAAGGTATATCTCTTTACTTCGAGTCCTAGAAGCCTGAGGTTTACGAGTAATTACTTTATTGTATTTTGACTTAAGATTACTTATAAGTTCGTTATAACCCTCACCTTGAAATACCTTCATTAATAAATCTCCATCTTTTTTTAAGACTTGATCTGCTAACTCAACACATAATTCAACCAGGTACATGGCTCTTGGAATATCTACGCCTTTATTACCGCTCATATTCGGTGCCATGTCAGAAATAACAACATCTACATCTCGACCATCAAGTGCATTTAATAAATTTTCATAAACATCATCTTCACGAAAATCCCCTTGTATAAAGGTTACCCCTGCAAATGGCTCAACAGGCAAAATATCTAAAGCGAATACCTCACCATTATTGCCAATTTTATGTGTCGTCCACTGTGACCAACCGCCTGGAGCTGCACCCAAATCTACTACACACATGCCAGGCTTAAAAAGCCTGTCTTTATCATCAATTTCTTGAAGTTTATAAACGGCTCGCGATCGCCAACCTTCTTGTTTTGCTTTTAGTACATAAGGATCGTCAAAATGTTCTTTTAACCAACCTGCACTCGATTTACTTCTCGCCATAATGAGATTTCAACTACAATATATACAATCTTAAATTATTAATAATGACTTCTACTGGAATATTCAATGAGCCAACCTGAAAAACTAACAAACAATCAAAAGAAATATTTGCGTGGAATTGCTCACAACATTAACCCAATGATTATTATTGGAGCAAACGGCGTAACAGAAAACCTTATGAAGGAACTTGAAAGTACTTTAGAACACCATGAGATTCTTAAAATCAAAATGGCTTCTGCTGATCGAGAAGATAGAAAACAAATTGTAGACTATATTCTTGAACAGACAGGTGCCTTGCTTGTGCAAACTATTGGTAAAATTTGTGTTATCTATCGCCAAAGTGAAGATACTGAACTACCACTACCAAAATAATTATTACAAGTTTGGCAATGATTAACATTGCCAGACTTATCACAAGCTAGCTATGATTCAAATTAGCTGCGACAAACCTTTTTGCAAATCTCTTTTTATATCTTCTATTGACTCTAAACCAACAGAAATTCGAATTAAATTCTCTGTAATGCCTGCTTTTAGACGAGCTTCAGGATCTACTCGACTATGCGTAGTAGTGGCAGGATGAGTAATACTTGTTTTAACATCACCTAAATTCGCTGTAATAGAAAGCATTTCAGTGCTATCTATAACTTTCCAGGCCTGTGCTTGAGATCCTTTAACCTTAAAACTCACTAAACCACCACCAGCTAGTTGCTGCTTACAAGCTAGTGGATATTGCGGATGCGACTCTAAACCTGGATAAAACACCTGTTCAACTGCTGGATGTTCAATTAACCAAATGGCTAACTCTTTTGCATTTTCACAGTGAGCTTTCATTCTTACAGGCAAAGTTTCTAAGCCTTTTAAAAAAATCCATGCGTTAAAGGTACTCATTGTCGGGCCAGCAGTTCGCATAAAACCACGAATATGCTCTTCTATCAAAGTCTCTGAGCCAACAACCGCTCCACCGATACCTCGACCTTGGCCATCAATAAACTTAGTCGCTGAGTGAATGACAATATCAGCACCTTGCTCTAATGGTTTTTGTAAAACAGGGGTACAAAAGCAATTATCAACAATTAACAAACAATTATTTGCTTTAGCAATCTTACTTAATTGCTCTAAATCAGCAATTTCGGTTAGAGGGTTAGAAGGTGTTTCTAAAAAAAACGCTTTCGTATTCGCCTGAATGGCCTGTTGCCATTCAGCAACATCAGTCTGAGAAACGAAACTTACCTCAACACCAAATTTAGCTAAATACTTAGTAAACAGAACTTTGGTTGTACCGAAAATACTTTGAGATGAAACAATATGATCACCTGACTCTAGCAATCCCATAAAGGTTGACAGAATCGCTGACATTCCAGAAGCTGTGCCTACACAAGATTCACCACCTTCCATTGCCGCCAAACGATTTTCAAAGGCCCTTACCGTTGGATTGGTAAAGCGAGAATATACATTACCTTTTTCTTCACCGCTAAAACGATCTGCTGCTTGAGCTGCCGATTTATAACGAAAGCTTGAAGTCGGAAAAATCGCCTCGCTATTTTCTTGTTCAGCCGTCTGTTGATAGCCTGCTCTAACGGCTAATGTTTCGATATCAAATTCATTCATAAACGGTTAATCTTAGCTTCCATTATGTAAACCAACGGTTTCTTGCCCTGGTTCTTGTTTTGTTGACTGAGCAGTATCATTGCGGCTTGTGTCTAAAGAAGCTAGATATTCAGGAGAAATATCACCCGTTATATATTCACCACTGAAACAAGATGTATCAAATTTTGGAATATTTTCATTACCTACACTAACGGCTTCGATTAAATCTTCTAAATCTTGGTAAATAAGTTTATCTGCTCCAATAAACTCAGCAATTTCCTCTGTTGTGCGGCCATTTGCTACTAATTCCGAAGCTGATGGCATATCGATACCATAGACATAAGGATAACGGACTGCTGGAGCTGCAGATGCAAAGTATACTTTCTTAGCACCAGACTCCCTTGCCATTTCAACGATTTGTCCTGAAGTTGTACCACGGACAATAGAATCATCAACCAGTAATACATTTTTACCTTCAAATTCAAGGTCGATTGGGTTGAGTTTTTGACGAACCGATTTTTTACGAAGTTGCTGACCCGGCATAATGAACGTACGGCCAATGTATCGATTCTTGATCAAACCTTCACGATAAGGCAACTCTAGTTTAGAAGCCAGTTCTAACGCTGAAGTTCGACTTGTATCAGGAATTGGCATAACAACATCAATATCATGATCAGGCCATTCACGCAGAATTTTCTCTGCAAGCTTTTCACCCATACGTAAACGTGTTTTATAAACAGAGATGTCATCCATCATTGAATCTGGACGAGCAAAATAGACGTACTCAAAAATACATGGTGAATACTGAGGATTTTCTGCACATTGCTTATAGTAAATCTCGCCCTGTTCTGTGATAACAACGGCTTCACCTGGCGCTAAATCTTTCTCTATAGTAAATCCTAAACCGCTCAAAGCAACTGACTCAGAAGCAACTATATAGTCAGTACCTTTTTCAGTTACACGCTTACCAACCACAATAGGACGAAGTGCAAAAGGATCACGAAAACCAACAACACCAATAGTAGAAATGATTCCCACTGCGGCATAACCACCTTTAACGCGTTTATGCACACCTCTAACAGCATTAAAAACATCTTCTTGATCAATAAACAGCTTTTTATGCTGCATTAACTCATGGGCAAATACGTTTAGCAAAACCTCAGAGTCAGAGTTGGTATTAAGATGACGCAAGTCTGTGCGGTAAATTTCATCGGCAACTTCTTCTGCATTAGTCAAATTACCATTGTGCCCCATGGCAATACCATAGGGTGAATTAACATAAAATGGCTGAGCTTCTGCACTTGATGATGAACCTGCTGTTGGATAACGAACATGGCCAATACCCATATTACCGTGCAAATCACGCATATGCCTAGTTCTAAAAACATCTTTAACCATTCCGTTATCTTTACGCTGGTAAAAACGTCCACCCTTACAGGTAACAATCCCCGCTGCATCTTGGCCACGATGTTGCAAAATAGTCAGGGAATCATAGATCTCCTGATTAACATAATTTCCAGAACCCGACACAATCCCAACAATACCGCACATTTTCGTACACTCTCTTACTTACTAAATAGCTTTGATTAACCATGATTTCATGGGGAGCCCAAAACAGGCCTCAAGGTAATTGCACAACCTCACCATTGGTATGCAACATTTTATCTAATTTCTCCTTATCTTTGTCAGCTTTAGCTTGAGAAAGATAAGGACCTGTTCTCACAGAGTACATTTGGGTTTTTTCATAATACTTAATATAAACTTTAAAATTAGGTTCTAAGCGGCCTAATAAATCGTTTGCAGCTTTGATATCCTCAAAAGCTAACAATCTCACAATCCATTGGCCTTTATATTTTTCACTTGAGGCAATGTTATTAGCCTTTTTAATTATTTCCTGCATATTCTGAAAGTCAGATTCTGACTTACTGTTTAAAACAGACTCTTCCGAAACAGGTGCTTTATTATCTTGAAAAGATTTATTATTTAACTGTTCTTTGTGAGAAGTTT
Encoded here:
- the rlmE gene encoding 23S rRNA (uridine(2552)-2'-O)-methyltransferase RlmE codes for the protein MARSKSSAGWLKEHFDDPYVLKAKQEGWRSRAVYKLQEIDDKDRLFKPGMCVVDLGAAPGGWSQWTTHKIGNNGEVFALDILPVEPFAGVTFIQGDFREDDVYENLLNALDGRDVDVVISDMAPNMSGNKGVDIPRAMYLVELCVELADQVLKKDGDLLMKVFQGEGYNELISNLKSKYNKVITRKPQASRTRSKEIYLLARGKKV
- the yhbY gene encoding ribosome assembly RNA-binding protein YhbY — its product is MSQPEKLTNNQKKYLRGIAHNINPMIIIGANGVTENLMKELESTLEHHEILKIKMASADREDRKQIVDYILEQTGALLVQTIGKICVIYRQSEDTELPLPK
- the folP gene encoding dihydropteroate synthase — its product is MFNLHDELQKINITRPGMPLVMGILNVTPDSFSDGGEFFDQKHIESRVLQMIEEGTDIIDIGGESTRPGAEKVSLDIELERVLPVIEWIKARFNVPVSVDTYKTKVMAEAISLGADMINDVNALQSEGAVKLASETGVTVCLMHKKGNPENMQAAPYYDDVIEEVSQFLEARAKACLSAGIEKNKIILDPGFGFGKTLTHNTQLFNELSDLLDLNYPILVGVSRKRMIGELLDNATLEKRLHGSVAAAVLAGMKGASIVRVHDVAPTVEALKVVAHLV
- a CDS encoding O-succinylhomoserine sulfhydrylase; translated protein: MNEFDIETLAVRAGYQQTAEQENSEAIFPTSSFRYKSAAQAADRFSGEEKGNVYSRFTNPTVRAFENRLAAMEGGESCVGTASGMSAILSTFMGLLESGDHIVSSQSIFGTTKVLFTKYLAKFGVEVSFVSQTDVAEWQQAIQANTKAFFLETPSNPLTEIADLEQLSKIAKANNCLLIVDNCFCTPVLQKPLEQGADIVIHSATKFIDGQGRGIGGAVVGSETLIEEHIRGFMRTAGPTMSTFNAWIFLKGLETLPVRMKAHCENAKELAIWLIEHPAVEQVFYPGLESHPQYPLACKQQLAGGGLVSFKVKGSQAQAWKVIDSTEMLSITANLGDVKTSITHPATTTHSRVDPEARLKAGITENLIRISVGLESIEDIKRDLQKGLSQLI
- the glmM gene encoding phosphoglucosamine mutase, which produces MDLTQKKYFGTDGIRNRVGSGMIRPDQILKLGWATGKVMKARGESRVMIGKDTRISGYMFESALEAGFIAAGVDVILLGPMPTPAVAYLTQTFHADAGIVISASHNPHHDNGIKFFSSQGKKISDEIEFAVEAAFEQEIDVVPSEQLGKAKRIEDAPGRYIEFCKSTYDAVTKLDSFKIVLDCSHGATYHVAPHVFEELGADVLTIGAEPNGININQECGATHLDALQKEVVSQGADLGIAFDGDGDRVMMVDSSGKIVDGDLILYILATQSKFDVPGVVGTVMSNLGVENALKAKGIQFDRSSVGDRYVMQKLVENNWNFGAEPSGHVLCLNKTSTGDGIIAALQVMSAIVSSGKTLAELTSEVEFYPQILINQRVDDAQVIMQSDELKKAISLAEQRLADKGRVLVRASGTEPLIRVMVEGADRELVESLAEALINVVKSEIS
- the purF gene encoding amidophosphoribosyltransferase — its product is MCGIVGIVSGSGNYVNQEIYDSLTILQHRGQDAAGIVTCKGGRFYQRKDNGMVKDVFRTRHMRDLHGNMGIGHVRYPTAGSSSSAEAQPFYVNSPYGIAMGHNGNLTNAEEVADEIYRTDLRHLNTNSDSEVLLNVFAHELMQHKKLFIDQEDVFNAVRGVHKRVKGGYAAVGIISTIGVVGFRDPFALRPIVVGKRVTEKGTDYIVASESVALSGLGFTIEKDLAPGEAVVITEQGEIYYKQCAENPQYSPCIFEYVYFARPDSMMDDISVYKTRLRMGEKLAEKILREWPDHDIDVVMPIPDTSRTSALELASKLELPYREGLIKNRYIGRTFIMPGQQLRKKSVRQKLNPIDLEFEGKNVLLVDDSIVRGTTSGQIVEMARESGAKKVYFASAAPAVRYPYVYGIDMPSASELVANGRTTEEIAEFIGADKLIYQDLEDLIEAVSVGNENIPKFDTSCFSGEYITGDISPEYLASLDTSRNDTAQSTKQEPGQETVGLHNGS
- the tpiA gene encoding triose-phosphate isomerase: MRKPFVAGNWKMHGSKASILSLVTGLNSQTDQLGNVDVAVCPPAIYIDYANRTLAGNGISVGAQNMAEEPSQGAFTGEVSVEMLKDFDCSYVILGHSERRAIYGETNEEIAEKVKVALSANVTPILCVGETLEERESGVMEQVIANQLDAVLDLVGIDAFSRVVIAYEPVWAIGTGVTASPAQAQEVHAFIRGKLAGLNPAVAEKVIIQYGGSVKPDNAKELFGQADIDGGLIGGASLNADDFIAICKAAG
- a CDS encoding SPOR domain-containing protein, producing MDLVSKYRLIGASVWLFLLVLIVPQWYSHPVNFVPDGKVKVEPKSTLPIIEHAYRLPDSNDEPLTDGQTSHKEQLNNKSFQDNKAPVSEESVLNSKSESDFQNMQEIIKKANNIASSEKYKGQWIVRLLAFEDIKAANDLLGRLEPNFKVYIKYYEKTQMYSVRTGPYLSQAKADKDKEKLDKMLHTNGEVVQLP
- the ftsH gene encoding ATP-dependent zinc metalloprotease FtsH, with protein sequence MKNDMLKNVLIWTVVAMVLMSVFNHFSTQGQGSSGRLDYSDFIEQVHQGQVSKVSIEGATIRGVYMNGDAFTTYNPGDPGLMGDLLDYHVKVSAKAPEQQSVLMQIFISWFPMLLLIAVWIFFMRSVGGGMGGKGGPMSFGKSKARMLTDDQNKVTLDDVAGADEAKQEVGEIVDFLRDPTKYQNLGGSIPRGVLMVGPPGTGKTLLAKAIAGEAKVPFFTISGSDFVEMFVGVGASRVRDMFEQAKAHSPCIIFIDEIDAVGRSRGSGMGGGNDEREQTLNQMLVEMDGFEGNEGIIVIAATNRADVLDPALLRPGRFDRQVTVGLPDIRGREQILKVHMRKVPLADNVEPSYIARGTPGFSGADLANLVNEAALFAARNNDKLVTQRHFEQAKDKILMGVERKSMVMSEKERRMTAYHEAGHAIVGWIVPEHDPVYKVSIMPRGRALGVTMYLPEEDSYSYSKRKLESQLSSLYGGRIAEELIYGPDAVTTGASNDIERATMIARNMVTKWGLSDNLGPLMYEEEDKGGFMGTSRNANVSGEISKEIDHEIRSLIDRNYKRATDILTEHSKELELMTEALMQYETIDADQIKNIMEGRPAGEPKGWHDTDDKDSGSSMKASDDAQKETVKKDEMVKDDLSGDDSAKDAENGEPKLH